TTTTTCACTTTCACTAGGTATGGTGGTGATACGAGTTGACTTAGAAGTAACATTGAGGATTTATATAGCtaacttcaacttgttttcATTCGTGAAAAAAATGATAGTGAACAAGCTCCATTTCACTTCACCAACACCTTTGGGAATATGTGTACCGGCTTACCCAATATTTGGCACTTTCCATGATTGCAACATGAACAAATTTTGTTCATGATCAAATTACAGCCTAAGATGTATGACCATATAATGTTAACTGTTGtcttttatcatattatttacTTTGATTCCGATAAACTAAATACTTTTTTGCAACAAACACAGGTAGCAAAATCGGTATACAAGTAAGAGGGCCCTTCAAACTCTTTCAAGTTTAAGTCAGATGAGCCAATAGAAGAGATTTCCTACCCctaatcatcaacatataagaGCCAATTTGTCCCAACAAAACACTGTTATAGAGGAAACTTATAATATGCAACATGCAACAACATACTTGATAGATGGGTCAGTATACATGTCTGTCGAAGATgacaacaaattttaaagtgaCAGAAACAGTCCACAGTATACAGATGAAGCTATGTGGAAAGTAAAAAAGGACAGTCTACTCCTGCTATAAATTGTTGAACATCCAAAGAACAATGAGAAAAGAAGATGACCTGGAACAGAAAAGCTGTCTATTTCTCCTTTCGTTTCTCGACTTGATACTCAAACAGATTCATTCTCAAGGAATGAGGGATGCTACCAAGATTGGATTAAGCAGCTGAACCCAAACATTTTCAGGCCTCTAAAACCAGTAAACATCCTCCCTAAAACACACAGTGATTGTAACAGCAAACACTTTCTTTTCATCTGCGTTATCCTGATTCCAATTATACATCAGAGAGTACAACACGCTTGCCCTATAGTACAAATTTGCAAATACTCTCCTTCCCAATCAGCAGCATATCATGAACCAATTACTATCGCTAGAGGGACAGAAGGGGTTCATCCGAACCTTATATGTGAAAATCTTGACACCGACACCCACTGACTCTAAATACTGGATATGGCCTACACTATAATCCATGTAGTAAATGGTAAAGCTTGCATCTTCCAAAGCATCCTTACATAAGCTTTCTAGCAGTTTATCACACCACCATCCGTTGCTTAAACTCGAGGGGTAAATGATAGCTTTCCAGTTCTCAACTACagaaactaaaaaacaaaagcCTCAACAATAGAATTAACAAGGGTCAAGCAAATATCAAAGAGTGGGTCTAAAGCTACTGAATTGCAGCTGACAAAGAGAACTCTGTCTGTGTCAAGTCAAAACCAAACAAGCAAAATGAAATAGAGGGAATGAAAAAGACTAAgacacatttttatatatagattttaaAACAACATTTAACTTGCCCGTAAAAATGGATTGAGATCCACTTTCAATTACtaccaaaataataaatatagagTAAACATCATAATTACAACAAAGTTTTTTTCTCATTCAATTACTGAAAGACAAACTAACTAAGAAGAAAGCAATTTACTAGTAATGATGTCCAACATTGACAAGAGTTGTTAACACAAAGCCAAAAGGATGCACAGACTTCACATCACTATATGTCCAAACCTCCCTTCACctacataaaaacacataagagaGTTAGTAACTTGCAAATGCTGAAACTTGATCATACTTCAACCAATCAAGAAGTAGGTTTTCCAAAACAATTTCCAGGTTCCTTTCTTAAGCTTAATCCAAACTGAAtatcatattaacatttatgAAAACAGCAACCAGGGGaagaatgaaaaattatttgatttgctAACATGAAAgttacataataattaataatgacAAAGTTTAGAACAAAAAGGAAGGTCTCGTTACCCTTGGCCTAACAATTGGGAACTCCAAAGgcttattcttatttatatgtTCCACCACCTTAGCTTGAAAATATTCACTGTCGCCATTTTTGACCGTAAAGGTAATATAGTAAACGAAGCCTTGACATCCACCTTCATTAACCTTGACAATACGGTCGACCTCATATTTGGTGCCCTAAAATGAAGGAATATAGAGGAATCTTATTAGCTTTACAAAGAAACAAGGAAAAAGATAATGGAAAGCGTGAGTAGGGCTTACATTGTCCGTATTGTAATGCTCAAGTGCCTTTGCACAATAATCCTTCAACATTTCAACATTGGCAGGAGTGTCTAAGTAGTTAGTCATGGGGTAAATGCTAGTTAGTGGACACGAACCGGGATAATCCTTAATGTCAAATCCCTATCAaagttaacaaaaaaaaaaacataatcaattaaaaacatatatgtttgttaaatgatatttttcgTTTTACTGAGAAgaatcacaacaacaacaacaagtaGAGATATGAATCTAAAATTCTCCATAAACAATCATAGAGCAAACAATGAGTtgaacaatagcaacaacaacaagtaGAGATATGAATCTAACATTCTCCATAAACAATCATAGAGCAAACAATGAGTtgaacaatagcaacaacaacaagtaGAGATATGAATCTAACAAAACCATAATAATCGTAAAGCAAATAGAGAAAAGATACCTCACTCTCACGGATCTGGTCGAAGTACCTATCCCAAACAGCTTTATCCGCCTTTTTTTCACCGGGACCGACAGGGCAATATAACTCTTCAATTGCTTCTTGGATATCCAAGTCGTTTTCGCTTGTATCTGAAAGAGAGTATGATAAAGGTTGCTCACTTTCGCAATCGCTGGATTCTCCATCTTCTTCATCcactttttgtttcttcaacGACGACGGATAATCCGATTCGCTTGAGGATTGTCTCTGCGGACAATCTGATTCACTTGAGGATCCTCCGTATTGGCACGGCAGAGGCGATTGTGGTGGCGGTGGCGGTGGCGGTGGCGGCGATAACATGATGAGAACGATCAGAGAATAGGGTAACAATAGACGATCAACTTTACAAATTGTTATCTCTTACCTGATACTTATCCTACCctatttattagtataaataaagTTTACCATCAACAATTCCTTTCCCACTTCAAATTTGTTTTGACAAATAAATCTCCACTAAATTTTCATTTAACCCCAAACTTCTCTTAGGTACGTGTATATAGCCTTTGACTTTTACTTTTGTAGTTTAATTAccataaataaaattgttatggAATAAGCTATAATAATATTgtcaaactatttttattttataaatacataaaagtTTTTGAGATACAATAAGTATGCCTCTAATGAGACTTAGTCCCGTGTGGTTAAAATGACCACTATTAGATGTGGGTGTCAAGAAGAAATGGGATTTGCACCAGCTCGATGTGAACAATGCCTTCTTGCATGGTGATTTGCAAGAAGAGGTATATATGAAGTTTCCTCCTACTCCTAATCATGTCTGCAGATTAAGGAAGTCCCTATATGGTCTAAGGCAGGACTCTCGACAATGGTATGCTAGAATAGCTGCTGCTCTACAATATTGGCCAAAGAGGACACTATTCCTCTTTGAATGATTACTCATTCTTCTCTAAGCATACATGTGATCTGGTTTCATTCCTTGccgtttatgttgatgacattctTGCCACAGGGAATGATCTTGCTGAGTTGCATCAGTCTGAAACATTTTCTCAATACTGAATTCAAGGGAGCTGCTAAAGGAAAATATCTGTGTCTTGTGTGTGGCTGATAAAATCTATTAATGTTTAGCCATTGTGGAGCTGGTAAAGATCTATCTTCTATTATCTGTTCATTTaacacacattttttttattattagaataGAATCTGATTCTCTGGTACTTTGCGTAATGACTATTACCAGTAACTGAAACTGAAATTTCATCCTGGACAAATTGAATCTGATAGGATGTTTAAGTCCAAAGTTTGTTCCTACCATCATTGTTGAAATCACTGAAGAGCATTAGAGCACAATTAAGGAGAGTTTAGTACTATTGATGAACAATTCACTTGTTGAATGTACTCAATTCAGCCCCAGTGGTAGAGAATATGATGCTGTTTTTTATGTAAACGAGGCTATTGACTTTGCTAACAGAGAACTGTCAAAAGATGGACCATTCACCATTACAACGAGACCGGTGTTTGATATTTCTTACGGAGTGAAATGTAAAAACAAAATCTCTTCTGTTTCAGCTAGCAATATGCAGGAGAAGGATGACAAAGATGATCTGAACGAGCTAGGTGCACATCAGGACGATTTATGGATTCTCAATCCACTTGAAGT
The nucleotide sequence above comes from Solanum pennellii chromosome 9, SPENNV200. Encoded proteins:
- the LOC107031034 gene encoding uncharacterized protein LOC107031034, whose product is MLSPPPPPPPPPQSPLPCQYGGSSSESDCPQRQSSSESDYPSSLKKQKVDEEDGESSDCESEQPLSYSLSDTSENDLDIQEAIEELYCPVGPGEKKADKAVWDRYFDQIRESEGFDIKDYPGSCPLTSIYPMTNYLDTPANVEMLKDYCAKALEHYNTDNGTKYEVDRIVKVNEGGCQGFVYYITFTVKNGDSEYFQAKVVEHINKNKPLEFPIVRPRVKGGLDI